The Parambassis ranga chromosome 14, fParRan2.1, whole genome shotgun sequence genome includes a window with the following:
- the dlat gene encoding dihydrolipoyllysine-residue acetyltransferase component of pyruvate dehydrogenase complex, mitochondrial, which produces MLRLILRVRPSSGLSCPRALPAGPAALGSRSVPGTGCLRRLHCGAGSRVVSLGSGFSHRATLLRCPQLAGGCQSKRFYSLPPHQKVELPALSPTMQMGTIARWEKKEGERIGEGDLIAEVETDKATVGFEMLEECYLAKILVPEGTRDVNVGSVICITVDNPDLIPAFKDVTLDSIKSAGATPSPAASAPPPPPPAAAAPPAAPGSSYPTHMKITLPALSPTMTMGTVQRWEKKVGEKLSEGDLLAEIETDKATIGFEVQEEGYLAKILVSEGTRDVPLGAPLCIIVEKESDIAAFKNYVETGVAEPSTPPPAPAPAAAAPAAAAPSPAPAAVAPAASRKGRVFASPLAKKLAADKGIDLAQVSGSGPDGRVTRKDIESFVPPKAAPAVAATPTPAAAPAAPAPAAAPAAPAGTFTDIPISNIRKVIAQRLMQSKQTIPHYYLSVDVNMDQVLELRKELNTEVKAQNIKLSVNDFIIKASALACLKVPECNSSWMDTVIRQNHVVDVSVAVSTASGLITPIVFNAHTKGLAAICTDVSALAAKAREGKLQPHEFQGGTFTISNLGMFGIKNFSAIINPPQACILAVGGSEKRLIPADNEKGFDVASMMSVTLSCDHRVVDGAVGAQWLAEFRKFLEKPVTMLL; this is translated from the exons ATGCTTCGTCTAATCCTGCGGGTTAGGCCGTCCTCCGGCCTCTCCTGTCCCCGTGCCCTCCCAGCTGGGCCTGCTGCGCTCGGCTCTCGCTCCGTCCCCGGAACCGGCTGCCTGAGGCGGCTTCACTGTGGAGCTGGTTCCCGGGTTGTGTCTTTGGGCTCCGGCTTCAGCCACAGAGCGACCTTACTGCGGTGTCCCCAGCTGGCTGGTGGCTGTCAGAGCAAGCGTTTCTACAGCCTGCCGCCGCACCAGAAG GTGGAGCTTCCTGCTCTGTCCCCCACCATGCAGATGGGAACGATCGCCCGCTGGGAGAAGAAGGAGGGTGAAAGAATTGGTGAAGGCGACCTAATTGCTGAG GTTGAGACAGATAAGGCCACCGTAGGTTTCGAGATGCTTGAGGAGTGCTACCTGGCAAAGATCCTGGTTCCTGAAGGTACCAGAGATGTCAATGTTGGATCAGTGATCTGCATCACAGTTGATAA CCCTGACCTAATCCCAGCCTTCAAGGATGTGACGTTGGACTCAATTAAATCAGCTGGTGCcactccttcacctgctgcctctgctcctcctcctccacctcctgcagcagctgctcctcctgcggCCCCAGGCAGCTCTTACCCTACACACATGAAG ATCAcacttcctgctctctctcctaccATGACCATGGGAACAGTGCAGCGCTGGGAGAAGAAGGTCGGAGAGAAGCTGAGTGAAGGAGATCTGCTGGCTGAGATTGAAACAGACAAGGCAACCATCG gGTTTGAAGTGCAGGAGGAAGGATATTTGGCTAAAATCTTGGTGTCGGAAGGAACTCGGGACGTTCCATTGGGGGCACCTCTCTGCATCATTGTAGAGAAAGAAAGTGACATTGCTGCCTTCAAGAATTACGTAGAGACTGGTGTCGCAGAGCCTTCCACAccacctccagctccagcacCG GCTGCAGctgcaccagctgctgcagcacccaGTCCTGCACCAGCAGCTGTTGCCCCAGCAGCATCCAGGAAGGGTCGTGTGTTTGCCAGCCCGCTTGCCAAAAAACTTGCAGCTGATAAAGGGATTGACCTGGCACAGGTCAGTG GCTCTGGTCCTGATGGACGAGTCACCCGGAAGGATATTGAAAGCTTTGTTCCTCCAAAGGCTGCACCT GCTGTAGCTGCTACTCCCACTCCAGCcgctgctccagctgctccagcaCCTGCTGCGGCTCCTGCGGCTCCAGCTGGCACCTTCACAGACATCCCTATCAGCAACATCCGCAAG GTCATCGCTCAGAGGTTGATGCAGTCCAAGCAAACCATCCCCCACTATTATCTGTCTGTAGATGTCAACATGGACCAAGTGCTTGAGCTACGGAAAGAGCTCAACACA GAGGTGAAAGCCCAGAATATCAAGCTTAGTGTGAATGACTTCATCATCAAAGCCAGCGCTCTGGCCTGCCTCAAGGTTCCTGAGTGCAACTCCTCCTGGATGGACACAGTAATCCGACA GAATCATGTGGTGGACGTTAGTGTTGCTGTGAGCACAGCCAGCGGTCTCATCACTCCCATCGTGTTTAACGCCCACACCAAAGGCCTAGCAGCCATCTGCACCGACGTGTCGGCCCTCGCTGCCAAAGCCAGAGAAGGGAAGCTGCAGCCACATGAGTTCCAG GGAGGGACCTTCACAATCTCAAATTTAGGGATGTTTGGCATCAAGAACTTCTCAGCAATTATCAACCCTCCTCAAGCCTGCATCCTCGCTGTTGGAGGCTCAGAGAAACGGCTGATACCCGCTGACAATGAGAAAGG GTTTGATGTAGCCAGCATGATGTCAGTGACGCTGAGCTGTGACCACCGGGTCGTGGACGGAGCGGTCGGTGCACAGTGGCTCGCAGAGTTCCGCAAGTTCCTGGAGAAACCTGTCACCATGCTGTTGTGA
- the LOC114446538 gene encoding immunoglobulin superfamily member 11 gives TDTAALRVAMRESSLEVVRGDFVILPCSFFTSTHLTRLNIIWTLAPFSSPESPIQVIVYDHGQVIEDPSLTGRVAFTGIPSSADIILNDTRVSDAGIYRCMVNNPPETADPGIGELVLSVLAPPSLPMCQWDGETDMGGSVTLSCSVAEGIPTPEIRWDKVNPEEISLPINMDGDLSGFVQIVNVSSQTSGLYRCSAANILGTENCYINLSIYSIPDTSSGILQGVLLTLCMSLILLALLVLILWLHRTGQDGRWREGKGEDEECYNEIRYTPSLMKRSFV, from the exons ACTGACACAGCTGCTCTCAGAGTGGCCATGAGGGAATCCAGTCTGGAGGTGGTTCGAGGGGATTTTGTCATCCTGCCATGTTCCTTCTTCACCTCCACCCACCTCACAAGACTCAACATTATCTGGACCCTGGCTCCTTTTTCAAGCCCAGAAAGCCCAATACAG GTGATTGTTTACGACCATGGACAGGTGATTGAGGACCCCTCCCTCACTGGCAGGGTGGCTTTTACAG GCATTCCCTCGAGTGCAGACATCATCCTGAATGACACACGGGTATCAGATGCAGGTATTTACCGCTGCATGGTGAACAACCCACCAGAGACAGCAGATCCTGGCATAGGAGAGCTGGTGCTCAGCGTCCTTG CACCACCATCACTCCCCATGTGTCAATGGGATGGAGAAACTGACATGGGAGGAAGTGTCACTCTGTCCTGCTCGGTGGCAGAAGGCATCCCCACTCCAGAGATCCGCTGGGATAAAGTGAATCCAGAGGAAATCTCACTTCCCATCAACATGGATG gaGATCTGTCTGGGTTCGTCCAGATTGTCAATGTGTCATCTCAGACGTCCGGCCTATATCGTTGCTCTGCCGCCAACATCTTGGGAACAGAGAACTGCTACATCAACCTGTCTATTTACAGCA TCCCGGACACTTCCTCAGGCATACTGCAGggtgtgctgctgaccttgTGCATGAGCTTGATATTGCTGGCACTGCTGGTGCTCATTCTGTGGCTCCATCGCACAGGGCAGGACGGCAGGTGGAGGGAGGGGAAAGGAGAAGATGAGGAGTGTTACAATGAAATACGATACACACCGTCTCTGATGAAGCGCTCCTTTGTTTGA